TCAGGCCGCGATAGGCATCGACCGTCAGTTCAACCGGCTGACCCGCATGCATGCGCGCCACCTGCGTCTCCTTGAAGTTTGCCACCACATAGGCCTTCTCGACCGGCACGATCGCCATCGTCTGCTGGCCGGGGTTCAGCAACTGGCCTTCCGACACCGTCTTGTTCGCGACGATCCCGGCAATCGGCGCGCGGATTTCGGCGCGGTTGGTGTCCAGCTTGGCAGACGCCACGCGCGCCTCGGCAGCCGCGACACGTGCATCGGCGCTCGAAACGGCGGCTTCAGCCGCCATCACATCGCTCTCCGCGCGGCTGATGCCGGCGCGGGCGAGCGCAATCTGGCTGCGCTGTGAAACGACGGCGGCACTGGCCTGGTCGAGCGCCGCTTTTGCGGCCTCGGTCTGGGTTTCTGCGGTCGTTACGCGCGCCTGCGGATAGTGGCCCTTGGCGGCTAGGTCGCGGTCACGCTCAAGTTCGTCCTGCGCCAGCTTGGCATCCGCCGCTGCGGCTTCCTTACCTGCCGCAAATTCATTCAGCTTGTTGGACTGAGCCTGCAGCTGCGTCTGCGCCGAGACGAGCAGGTTGCGCTGGGCCGCCAGCTGGGCCCGCGCCTGCGCCGCATCGGATTTCGCCTGGGCCAGCGCGGCTTCGGCCTCGGCGAGTTTCGCCGCACCGTCCGCATTCTCGAGCACGATCAGCAAGTCACCCGCCCTCACGGCCTGGTTGTCGGTGACCGCGATCTTGGAGACATATCCCTGGATACGCGGCGAGATCGACGTGATCTCGGCGCGCACATAGGCGTTGTTGGTGCTCACTTCGAAGCGTCCGGTCGTCCACCAGTCGATGGCTTTCCAGAGGGCGAAGATGGCCAGCAGGGCGCCCAGCGCCATCAGCAACGTCCGGCGGTCAGGCCGGTACGATCCAATGGCAGCCAGGACCGGGGAGGAAGCGGTCTCAGCGGGCGCCGCTGCCGGCTCATTCGTGGTTTCGGTGGGGGGCTCGACCGGCTGCCGGTTCAACATTTTTATGTTAGGGGCGTGTTTCACGGGGAGGCTCCACCACTCGTACGAGGGCTTGTAATTCTGATTACACTTAGCTAGTAAAAGTGTAATGTCAATTACTGGAAGGCGGAAATGTCTAAACAGCCTGTTCACACGCTTGAGTCGGCGCCTGAGCCGCCGAAAAGCCGGGGCGACCTGCGGCGCGAAGCCTTCCTGAAGGCGGCGCTCGAGGTGTTCCTCGAGCAGGGCTATGACGCCGCCAGCATGGCCGAAATTGTCAACCGCGCCGGCGGGTCGCTCACCACGCTCTACAACCAGTTTGGCGACAAGCAGGGCCTCTTCCTCGCCATGATCCGCGAGCGCACCCAGTCGCTGTCAGACTCCATGATGGTGGAGTTGTCCGCCCACACCCCGATCGAAAGCGGTTTGACCCGCATCGCGGAACAGTTCGTCACCAAGCTGCTCGAGCCGCAATCGCTGGAGCTCTACCGCCTGCTGATCGGCCTCGGCGCCAAGCACGGCGAAGTCGCGGTCGCTTTCCAGAAGGCCGGGCCGGACCGGGTCAGCTCGGCGCTCGCGCAATACCTCGCCGACCGCGCGGCCGCTGGCGAGATCCAGCTCGAGGACCCGTTCGAGGCTGCCTACCTGTTCATCTCGCTCGCCCGCTCGGGCCTCGTCACGCGCGCCTTGCTCAATCCGGAGTTCCGTCCGGGACCGGACGAAGTGAAGGTGTCGGTGCGCACCGCCGTCAACATCTTCCTCTACGGCTTGCAGCCGCGCTAGTTCGCGCAGAACCAGCATTCCTCCGACTGCCCCATCGCGCCGATCGGGCTGCCCGGCGGGGCCTCAGGCACGGCCCGGGCAATCGGTGGCGCGAGCTCCGCGCCCGACAGGTGCCGCGTGATCTGCGCGCCGAGCGCAGCCAGGTGCGCTGCCTCCTCATCCGTCCGTGAGCGGTCTTTCTTGGCAAAGCGGTCGCGCATGGCCGCAAGTTTCGCGTCGACCACCGCGCCGACCCCGGGAGAGGCCATCTCGCTGCGGGCGAGCGAGATCATCTGCGCCACGAGGCGCGCCTGCACGATCCGGGCAAGCGGTGCCAGCCGCGCATCGCCGGCGGGCGCGAACACGCCTTCGTCCAGCGTATCCAGCACCTCGCGCAGGCCCATCGCCGCGCTGCTGCGCTGCGCATAGGCCATCACCCGGTTGGCGCGCGACGGCTCCAGCACCGCGCCGAGCGTCAGCGACGCGGCGGTATCGGCCGCTACCGCCAGGTCGAACACCGGCCCCGTCTGGCCGGGGAACACTTCCTGCTCAACGCCGCCGCCCGCATAGCCGACATCGCCCGGCGTCAGGACGTTCAGCACCCGGTCGGGCAGGTCCAGATCGCCCGGCGCAAGCGTGCGCACCAATGCCGCCAGCGCGCGCCGCTGCTCGTCCGGCGCCACCGGCCGGGCGGCCGCGTCACCATCCCCGGTCACCGCGTACCGGAAATCCAGCCCGCCGATGAACTTCGCCGCTGCCTCCACCTGGTAGCGGTGGTAAAGATAGATCGGCACGATTACCGCATTCAGGTCCGAGGTCGGCCGGCCCTTAGCGAGCGCGCCCGGCCCGAAATTCTTCAGCGCAATGCGCCGCACCGCCATCGTCTCGTCGAGCGCCGCCACGGGGTCCGC
The genomic region above belongs to Acidobacteriota bacterium and contains:
- a CDS encoding HlyD family secretion protein, with amino-acid sequence MLNRQPVEPPTETTNEPAAAPAETASSPVLAAIGSYRPDRRTLLMALGALLAIFALWKAIDWWTTGRFEVSTNNAYVRAEITSISPRIQGYVSKIAVTDNQAVRAGDLLIVLENADGAAKLAEAEAALAQAKSDAAQARAQLAAQRNLLVSAQTQLQAQSNKLNEFAAGKEAAAADAKLAQDELERDRDLAAKGHYPQARVTTAETQTEAAKAALDQASAAVVSQRSQIALARAGISRAESDVMAAEAAVSSADARVAAAEARVASAKLDTNRAEIRAPIAGIVANKTVSEGQLLNPGQQTMAIVPVEKAYVVANFKETQVARMHAGQPVELTVDAYRGLKVHGTVDSIAPASGAQFSLIPQDTATGNFTKIVQRIPVRIALSPDALETGLMRPGLSVEATVSVKPARG
- a CDS encoding TetR/AcrR family transcriptional regulator, encoding MSKQPVHTLESAPEPPKSRGDLRREAFLKAALEVFLEQGYDAASMAEIVNRAGGSLTTLYNQFGDKQGLFLAMIRERTQSLSDSMMVELSAHTPIESGLTRIAEQFVTKLLEPQSLELYRLLIGLGAKHGEVAVAFQKAGPDRVSSALAQYLADRAAAGEIQLEDPFEAAYLFISLARSGLVTRALLNPEFRPGPDEVKVSVRTAVNIFLYGLQPR